From one Solanum lycopersicum chromosome 12, SLM_r2.1 genomic stretch:
- the LOC101245134 gene encoding histone H2B-like, whose translation MAPKAEKKPAAEKAPAAAAEKSKAGKKLPKDGGAAAAVDKKKKRSKKSIETYKIYIFKVLKQVHPDIGISSKAMGIMNSFINDIFEKLAQESSRLARYNKKPTITSREIQTAVRLVLPGELAKHAVSEGTKAVTKFTSS comes from the coding sequence ATGGCACCAAAGGCAGAGAAGAAGCCAGCAGCTGAGAAGGCTCCTGCTGCCGCCGCTGAGAAATCAAAGGCCGGCAAGAAGCTACCCAAGGACGGCGGAGCCGCTGCTGCCGTagacaagaagaagaagaggtcGAAGAAATCAATCGAGACTTACAAGATCTACATCTTCAAGGTGTTGAAGCAGGTTCATCCAGATATCGGTATTTCAAGCAAGGCTATGGGAATCATGAACAGCTTCATCAACGATATCTTTGAGAAGCTTGCTCAGGAATCTTCTAGGCTTGCTAGGTACAACAAAAAGCCTACCATCACTTCTCGGGAGATTCAAACTGCTGTCCGATTGGTCCTTCCCGGTGAATTGGCTAAGCACGCCGTCTCTGAGGGTACTAAGGCAGTTACCAAATTCACTAGCTCTTAG
- the LOC109119184 gene encoding uncharacterized protein, translating into MEDKTGIWDFITSGKEKVMNVCHRIGDGEGRAKIVHFTAKFVKNASFYAFKEAANILVPGGKEISKIYTDTVSEIETESREKQNRSCDDKIIGNLSKITNGNTSPVILLDRAEKLESTREGSENSVQVDSFAYQTPEDVLRFFMVMEFMGTRYLDNLLVHDNRQRKNV; encoded by the exons ATGGAAGACAAGACGGGAATTTGGGATTTCATTACTTCCGGCAAAGAAAAGGTGATGAATGTCTGTCATCGCATTGGTGATGGTGAAGGTCGTGCTAAAATCGTTCATTTCACAGCAAAATTCGTCAAAAATGCTTCATTTTATGCCTTCAAAGAAGCAGCCAACATATTAGTTCCTG GTGGAAAGGAAATCTCCAAAATTTATACTGATACGGTTAGTGAAATAGAGACAGAGTCTAGAGAGAAACAAAACAGGTCTTGTGACGACAAAATAATTGGAAATTTGAGTAAGATAACTAATGGTAATACTAGTCCTGTGATATTGCTTGATAGAGCAGAGAAGCTGGAAAGCACAAGGGAGGGTTCTGAAAACAGTGTTCAAGTTGATTCATTTGCATATCAAACACCTGAGGACGTTCTGAGATTCTTCATGGTGATGGAATTTATGGGTACTCGTTATTTGGATAATTTGTTGGTTCATGATAATCGTCAACGAAAGAATGTGTAG
- the LOC101245434 gene encoding uncharacterized protein LOC101245434 produces the protein MGIWDFISSGAESVKRNTPDLATPVTKVCKGTYYYSATAVKMIDNVVRVSGVQKLGQYSYMPDEEGRAKIVSFSTKFAKNASVYAIKESAKIFLPGGKAVSQIYSQTVREMEVESKNNQNASCNKEITSNSSKVATSTGPLGLLNGAEMLENRELQLSSENKAQVDSFAHQTPEDVLRVFMMKEFVGSRYLDNLLVLDHPHNRRKRN, from the exons ATGGGAATTTGGGACTTCATAAGCTCCGGCGCAGAATCGGTGAAACGGAACACACCGGATCTAGCAACTCCGGTGACGAAGGTATGCAAAGGTACCTATTATTACAGTGCGACCGCCGTTAAAATGATCGACAACGTCGTTCGAGTTAGCGGCGTGCAGAAGCTGGGTCAGTACAGTTACATGCCTGATGAAGAAGGCAGGGCTAAAATCGTCAGTTTCAGTACAAAATTCGCCAAAAATGCTTCTGTTTATGCAATCAAAGAATCAgccaagatcttccttcctg GTGGAAAAGCAGTCTCCCAAATTTACTCTCAAACAGTTCGGGAAATGGAAGtcgagtctaaaaataatcagaACGCATCATGCAACAAGGAAATAACTAGCAATTCGAGTAAGGTTGCCACTAGTACTGGTCCTCTGGGATTGCTCAATGGGGCAGAGATGCTGGAAAACAGAGAACTGCAGTTAAGTTCTGAAAATAAAGCTCAGGTTGATTCATTTGCTCATCAAACACCTGAAGATGTTCTACGAGTTTTCATGATGAAGGAATTTGTTGGCTCTCGTTATCTGGACAATTTGCTGGTTCTTGATCATCCACACAACAGAAGAAAGCGTAATTGA